The genomic DNA ACTTCGCTTGAAGATATGTACGCTGCCATAGGCTACGGCGGCATTAATTCAGCGCAGGTTTTGGTCAAATTAATTGACTTTTATAAAAAAGAGCAATATAGTAAAACACGCGAAATCAAAACTCATGAAAAAGTGCATGAGGTTAATCATGGCGTCATAGTTCATGGCCAGACCGATGTGTTTGTCAGAATGGCAAAATGCTGCACACCTGTTCCGGGCGACAGTATAATAGGCTTTATTTCACGCGGTAGAGGAATAGTGGTACACCGCAATAATTGCCCTAATGTCAGTTCTATGGAAAAAGAGCGTCTTATAAAAGTTGAATGGGCAAAAGCCGAAACCAAGTTTTTTGCCAATGTGCAGATTATCGCTAATGACCATTCTGGACTTTTGGCTAAGGTATCCAATGTGTTTGCAGAGCAAAAGCTGTCTATCGGTTCGGTAAACGCCAAGATTTCCAAAGCAGGCAAAGCTGTGATGAACTTAAGCGTAAAAGTTGAAAAAACATCAGACCTTGAAAATCTGTTTACAAAATTAAGACAGCTGGAAGAGGTTGACGAAGTAAGGCGTATAACCAATTAACTTAGGAAAAAATTATGAATATAAAAACAATTACGACAGACCTTGTTCAGAGCAACACATATATAATAACATCTAATAAATCAGCTGTTATAATTGATCCGTCAGGTACGGACAAAATCTTTTTTAAGATTGAAAGCTGTCTTAAGGATATTAGATTAAAGGCCGTATTGTTTACACACGGACATTTTGACCACGTAGCATTGGGACATAAATATGAAGGAAAAGTTCCTATTTATATCCATAAGCTGGACAGTTTTATGCTAAATTCAGACCAAAACTTAGGTGAAGATTTTGGATATGCTGTTAAGCCTTGCAAGGCTGATGTTTTGTTAAACGGCGGAGAGGTGCTAAAATTTGATGATATTACAGTCAAGGTTTTGCATACGCCTGGTCATACCCAAGGTTCTGTTTGTTTTGTAATAGATAATTATATTTTTTCAGGAGATACATTATTTAGAAGCAGCATTGGTCGAACTGACTTTGAAGGCGGTAGCCAAACTGCTATTCTAAAATCCATTAACTGCCTGTTTATGCTAGACGGTGATTATGTCGTTTATCCTGGACACGGCGAGCCTACAACATTAAGATATGAGCAAAAAACTAACCCCTACATTTAATATCAACATACCCAAGATTTTGACCGATACCGAGGACATAATCAGACTGTTTTTCAAAGATTACAAACGCGGCACTCAAGGCGATTTTTTTATAGACCAAGCTATAACATTTGAATCCGATTTGGTTATTAGCGTCATAAAAACTGATTTCAGCGGAGAATCTCAAGAGTTTACAGACACTCAGCAGTTTTTATATGTAAAAGGTTCGTTAGATTATTTAAAATATCTCAAAAGATTTGCCAAAAATGCGCTTTATAGGGTATTAAAAAGCCTTACAGGCAAAATATTGCCCTGGGGCAGTGTTACAGGCGTGCGTCCGACAAGACTTGCTTATGAACTTAAAGAAAGCGGTATTGAAGAAAATAATATAGAGTCTATTTTGCAAAAAGACTTTGATATATTCCCGTCAAAGTCTAGGATTTTGAATCAGATTTTAAAAGCCCAAGAAGGCATATATACAGTTGACAAAAATGCTGTCAATTTATATGTCAATGTTCCTGTATGCACAACAAGATGCAGCTATTGTTCATTTATTTCTTCCGAACTAAAAAGATGCCAAAACTTGCTTGATAAATACAGCGAATTGGTTTCGCAAGAGATAAAATACTGCCTTGAACTTTTGCAATCTCAAAATAAATATATCCGAACTGTATATATAGGCGGCGGAACGCCTACTTCACTTGATATTATGCAGCTTGATAAAATTTTATCAGTGATACCTAAAAACACGCTTGAATTTACCGTAGAAGCAGGCAGACCGGATACAATAACCAAAGAAAAACTGGATTTGCTGGCAAGTCATAATGTAACACGCATCAGCATCAATCCCCAGACTTTTTCGGATAAGGTTTTGAAAGCTATCGGCAGAGAACACAGCACCCAAGATGTTATTGAAGCTTATAATCTAACAAAGCAAAATTATAACTTTGTAATTAATATGGATCTTATAGCGGGTTTGCCCGAAGATGATTTTGACGGTTTCAAGGATACCATTAATAAGACATTGGTGCTAAGACCTGATAATATCACTGTGCATACTTTGGCATTAAAAAATGGTTCTGTTTTGAAACAGCAGGATTATAATAACTTAGTTCTTATCGATGACATGGTAGACTTTGCTTATAATAGAATAACACAATCAGGATATACTCCTTATTATCTCTATCGCCAAAAAAATATGCTTGGCAACCTAGAAAACACAGGCTATTGTTTGCCCAATAAGCAATGCATCAATAATATAGATACGATGGAAGAAAGTATCTCAGTAATAGCCTGCGGTGCGGGAGCTATAAGCAAATGCCTGTTTGGCGGCGGGAGGATAGAGCGCAGTCCCAATGTAAAACATATAGACGAATACATCAGCCGTTTTGATGAGATGTTAAAACGAAAATCAGATTTGTTTCAAATTTGATTAATTATCCATAATTAAATTTATAGTTTTTCGCATAATAAAACAGTAAGGACAACTTAATTTATTTTACATCCGCTTTACCTTATGATATACTAAATCGATACCAAAACTTGGTTTTGCGGCTACTCCTCGCAATACTCAGTTCTTGGCTAATTTTATGAATCCATTAGGAGGTTAAAAAATGGATAAAAATTTAAAACAAGAAATCATCTCTAAATTCGCAAGAAAGGAAGGAGACACAGGTTCACCTGAAGTACAAATCGCATTGCTTACAGAGAGAATCAATCATCTCAATGAGCATCTCAACGTTCACAAAAAAGACTATCATTCAAGACGTGGTCTTTTGCAAATGGTTGGTACAAGAAGAAGTCTTCTAAATTATCTCAAAAAGGTGGACATTGATCGTTATAGAGATATTATCGAGAAGTTAGATATAAGAAAATAATGTTTTTAATAAGGGCGGAGTATCGCCCTTATTATTGTTTGTTGGAGGACATGACTGTATGGAATTAGGACAAGTTTTCAAGACAGAGTTCTGCGGAAGGGAATTAACTGTAGAAGTAGGAAAGTATGCTGAACTCAGTAACGGTTCGTGTATTGTTAGATGTGGAGATACCGTTGTCTTGACTAACGTAACAATGGCAGATGCCCCCAGGGAAGGAATTGATTTTTTCCCGCTGGGTGTTGACTTTGAAGAAAAGATGTATGCCGTGGGAAAAATTCCCGGAGGTTTCAAACGACGCGAAGGTCGTGCAAGTGATAAGGCAATTTTGGTCAGCAGACTTATAGATAGACCTATTAGACCATTATTCCCCAAAGGATTTTTTAACGATGTAGCGGTAGTATGTACTGCGCTTTCAGTAGATACCAATATACCCCCTGAAGTTTATGCAATGATAGGTTCTTCTATTGCATTGTCAATTTCAGATATACCTTTTTATGGACCTACTGGCTCGGTGGTTGTTGGTTATGTTGACGGCAAGTATGTTCTTAACCCTGATACCGAGGCCCGCTCAAAATCCCAAATGCATGTTTATGTAAGCGGAACAAAAGACGCTATCATGATGGTTGAAGCAGGCGCAAACATCGTAAGCGAAGATGTAATGCTAGATGGTATCTTGTTTGCTCATGAAGAAATCAAAAAATTAGTAGCTTTTCAAGAAGAAATTGTAAAAGCTGTCGGCAAGCCTAAAAAGCAGATTGAATATTATACTATTCCTGATGAAATCAATGTAGCAGTTAGAGAATATGCCGATAAGAAACTTGATGAAGCGCTTGACACATTTGACCGTGCTACAAGAGAAGAAAATCAAGAAAATCTTAAGAAAGATGTTTTGGATCATTTCAAGGACACTTATCCTGACAAAGCTAGAGAAATCGGCGATGTCTTGTATAATATGACCAAAGAAAAGGTAAGAGCCAAGATACTAAATCAAGGAATTCGTCCTGACGGCAGAAAGCTTACCGAAATCAGAAAGATTTGGTGCGAAACATCAATTTTGCCCAGAGTTCACGGCAGTGCGGTATTTACAAGAGGACAGACTCAAGCACTTTCAACAGCTACTTTGGGAACAATTAGCGAAGTTCAAAAACTTGAAGGTTTAGACGAAGAAAACTTCAAGAGATATATGCACCACTATAACTTCCCGCCTTATTGCACAGGCGAAGCAAAGCCTCTAAAGAGCCCTGGCAGAAGAGAAATAGGACACGGAGCTTTAGCAGAGCGTGCATTGGAACCTGTTATTCCGCCCGAATCTGAATTCCCTTATGCAATCAGAACAGTAAGTGAAATTTTGAGCTCAAACGGTTCAACTTCACAAGCAAGTGTTTGCGGCTCATGCCTTGCATTGATGGATGCTGGCGTGCCTATAAAAGCACCTGTTGCTGGTATTGCTATGGGTCTTATTAAGGACGAAGAATCTCACAAAGTTGCTATATTGTCTGATATTCAGGGACTTGAAGATTTCTTAGGCGATATGGACTTTAAAGTTGCAGGAACATCTGAAGGCATAACTGCAATTCAAATGGATATAAAAATCAAAGGTATCGATAAAGAAATTCTAAAGACCGCTTTGGAACAGGCAAGAGTAGGCAGATTGCATATTTTGGGCAAGATGCTTGAAGTTTTACCTGCTCCTAGACCTCAATTATCAAAATACGCTCCTAAGATTATTTCTTTTGATATTTCACCCGATAAGATTGGCGATGTAATCGGTAAGGGCGGCAAAGTTATCAATAAGATTATTGAGGAAACAGGCGTTAAGATTGATATCAATGACGATGGCAAGGTTATGATCGCATCCTTAGACCTTAATCAGGCTGAACTTGCTAAGAACAAAATCTTGGCTATAACAGTTGATCCTGAGGTTGGATTCCAGTATCAATGCTTTATCAACCGTATATTAGATTTTGGCGCTTTTGCTGAAATAGCTCCCGGAAAAGACGGCTTAATTCACATAAGCAAATTAGCCGATCACCGCGTAGAAAAGGTTACAGATGTTGTTAACGTAGGCGATGAGGTTATTGTTGAAGTAATCAAAATCGACAACGAAAAGAACAGAATAGACCTAAAACTAGTTAAGAAATTGAGCTAAATATTAAGCAGAGCAAAAATCTGCTCTGTTTAATATTTTTTTGTTGTTTTTAGTTACCAAAATTTGTTAAAATATATCAGGTTTATTTTATAAAAATACTATAAAGAAAGGAGTCAAAAATGTCACACAAGTATGTTTATCTTTTCAGTGAAGGCAATGGATCGATGAGAGAACTGCTGGGCGGCAAGGGCGCTAACCTTGCAGAAATGACCATTTTGGGTTTGCCTGTTCCTCAAGGTTTTACAGTCAGCACAGAAGCATGCACAAGATATTATGAGGATGGTAAAGTTATTGCTGACGAAATCAAAACACAGATTTTTGATGCATTAGCTAAGCTGGAAAAAATAGAAGGTAAAAAGTTTGGGGATGTTAGCAATCCATTACTTGTTTCCGTAAGAAGCGGTGCTCGCGCATCTATGCCGGGTATGATGGATACCATATTGAACCTTGGTCTTAACGATGAAACTGTTGAAGGACTAGCAAAACTTACTAACAACAAGAGATTTGCTTATGACTCATACAGAAGATTTATTCAAATGTTCTCAGACGTTGTTATGGAACAAGAAAAATCCAAGTATGAACGCATTTTGGATGAAATCAAAGAAAGAAAAGGCGCTAAGTTTGATACAGACCTTAACGCTGACGATCTAAAAGAAATCATTGATTTGTTCAAGAAGTTGTATAAAGATGGCGTTGGAGAAGATTTCCCTCAAGATCCC from Clostridia bacterium includes the following:
- a CDS encoding MBL fold metallo-hydrolase is translated as MNIKTITTDLVQSNTYIITSNKSAVIIDPSGTDKIFFKIESCLKDIRLKAVLFTHGHFDHVALGHKYEGKVPIYIHKLDSFMLNSDQNLGEDFGYAVKPCKADVLLNGGEVLKFDDITVKVLHTPGHTQGSVCFVIDNYIFSGDTLFRSSIGRTDFEGGSQTAILKSINCLFMLDGDYVVYPGHGEPTTLRYEQKTNPYI
- the rpsO gene encoding 30S ribosomal protein S15, translating into MDKNLKQEIISKFARKEGDTGSPEVQIALLTERINHLNEHLNVHKKDYHSRRGLLQMVGTRRSLLNYLKKVDIDRYRDIIEKLDIRK
- the hemZ gene encoding coproporphyrinogen dehydrogenase HemZ yields the protein MSKKLTPTFNINIPKILTDTEDIIRLFFKDYKRGTQGDFFIDQAITFESDLVISVIKTDFSGESQEFTDTQQFLYVKGSLDYLKYLKRFAKNALYRVLKSLTGKILPWGSVTGVRPTRLAYELKESGIEENNIESILQKDFDIFPSKSRILNQILKAQEGIYTVDKNAVNLYVNVPVCTTRCSYCSFISSELKRCQNLLDKYSELVSQEIKYCLELLQSQNKYIRTVYIGGGTPTSLDIMQLDKILSVIPKNTLEFTVEAGRPDTITKEKLDLLASHNVTRISINPQTFSDKVLKAIGREHSTQDVIEAYNLTKQNYNFVINMDLIAGLPEDDFDGFKDTINKTLVLRPDNITVHTLALKNGSVLKQQDYNNLVLIDDMVDFAYNRITQSGYTPYYLYRQKNMLGNLENTGYCLPNKQCINNIDTMEESISVIACGAGAISKCLFGGGRIERSPNVKHIDEYISRFDEMLKRKSDLFQI
- a CDS encoding polyribonucleotide nucleotidyltransferase, whose amino-acid sequence is MELGQVFKTEFCGRELTVEVGKYAELSNGSCIVRCGDTVVLTNVTMADAPREGIDFFPLGVDFEEKMYAVGKIPGGFKRREGRASDKAILVSRLIDRPIRPLFPKGFFNDVAVVCTALSVDTNIPPEVYAMIGSSIALSISDIPFYGPTGSVVVGYVDGKYVLNPDTEARSKSQMHVYVSGTKDAIMMVEAGANIVSEDVMLDGILFAHEEIKKLVAFQEEIVKAVGKPKKQIEYYTIPDEINVAVREYADKKLDEALDTFDRATREENQENLKKDVLDHFKDTYPDKAREIGDVLYNMTKEKVRAKILNQGIRPDGRKLTEIRKIWCETSILPRVHGSAVFTRGQTQALSTATLGTISEVQKLEGLDEENFKRYMHHYNFPPYCTGEAKPLKSPGRREIGHGALAERALEPVIPPESEFPYAIRTVSEILSSNGSTSQASVCGSCLALMDAGVPIKAPVAGIAMGLIKDEESHKVAILSDIQGLEDFLGDMDFKVAGTSEGITAIQMDIKIKGIDKEILKTALEQARVGRLHILGKMLEVLPAPRPQLSKYAPKIISFDISPDKIGDVIGKGGKVINKIIEETGVKIDINDDGKVMIASLDLNQAELAKNKILAITVDPEVGFQYQCFINRILDFGAFAEIAPGKDGLIHISKLADHRVEKVTDVVNVGDEVIVEVIKIDNEKNRIDLKLVKKLS